Proteins co-encoded in one Camelus bactrianus isolate YW-2024 breed Bactrian camel chromosome 6, ASM4877302v1, whole genome shotgun sequence genomic window:
- the EIF2S1 gene encoding eukaryotic translation initiation factor 2 subunit 1, which produces MPGLSCRFYQHKFPEVEDVVMVNVRSIAEMGAYVSLLEYNNIEGMILLSELSRRRIRSINKLIRIGRNECVVVIRVDKEKGYIDLSKRRVSPEEAIKCEDKFTKSKTVYSILRHVAEVLEYTKDEQLESLFQRTAWVFDDKYKRPGYGAYDAFKHAVSDPSILDSLDLNEDEREVLINNINRRLTPQAVKIRADIEVACYGYEGIDAVKEALRAGLNCSTETMPIKINLIAPPRYVMTTTTLERTEGLSVLNQAMAVIKEKIEEKRGVFNVQMEPKVVTDTDETELARQLERLERENAEVDGDDDAEEMEAKAED; this is translated from the exons ATGCCGGGTCTAAGTTGTAGATTTTATCAGCACAAATTTCCTGAGGTGGAAGATGTAGTGATGGTGAACGTAAGGTCTATTGCTGAAATGGGGGCTTATGTCAGCTTGCTGGAATACAACAACATCGAAGGCATGATTCTTCTGAGTGAGTTGTCCAGAAGGCGTATTCGTTCTATAAACAAACTCATCCGGATTGGCAGGAATGAATGTGTGGTTGTCATTAGAGTGGACAAAGAAAAAG GGTATATTGATTTGTCAAAAAGAAGAGTTTCTCCAGAGGAAGCAATCAAATGTGAAGACAAATTCACCAAATCCAAAACT GTTTACAGCATTCTGCGTCATGTTGCTGAGGTGTTAGAATACACCAAGGACGAGCAGCTGGAAAGCCTGTTCCAGAGGACTGCCTGGGTCTTTGATGACAAGTACAAGAGACCCGGATATGGTGCCTATGATGCATTTAAGCATGCAGTCTC aGACCCATCTATTTTGGATAGTTTAGATTTGAATGAAGATGAACGGGAAGTACTCATTAACAATATTAATAGGCGTTTGACCCCACAGGCTGTCAAAATTCGAGCAg ATATTGAAGTGGCTTGTTATGGTTATGAAGGCATTGATGCCGTAAAAGAAGCCCTGAGAGCAGGTTTGAATTGTTCAACAGAAACCATGCCCATCAAG ATTAATCTAATAGCTCCTCCTCGGTATGTAATGACCACAACCACCCTGGAGAGAACAGAAGGCCTCTCTGTCCTTAATCAAGCTATGGCtgttataaaagaaaagattgaggAAAAGAGGGGTGTCTTCAATGTTCAAATGGAG CCCAAAGTGGTCACAGATACAGATGAGACGGAACTTGCAAGGCAGCTGGAGAGGCTTGAGAGAGAAAATGCCGAAGTAGATGGAGATGATGATGCGGAAGAAATGGAAGCCAAAGCCGAAGATTAA